In the genome of Oscarella lobularis chromosome 1, ooOscLobu1.1, whole genome shotgun sequence, one region contains:
- the LOC136199809 gene encoding guanylate cyclase soluble subunit beta-1-like — protein sequence MYGFMNYALENLLKRIYGIEKWDEIREKAAVDLEGGSFFLRTIYDDAVTYHLIETASKVLEIEQSTLLEMFGEEFFRWCQSYGYDEVLSSLGHSLEDFLSNLDALHDHLSSEYPGMRAPSFRVSPPEDKDASSSSILLHYYSERAGIHDIVKGIVRSVAEKLYHTPIVIDVLIEDSPSDRCMFLYHTVFNITYVNATPNRRVSWWTTEGEAETEAENPVVAIDDVPQIVSNKILRKLFPFHIAFDRKMRVIQAGVSLERIIPAIRQNEAESRPHLDELFDLARPQLELNFVSVLEHINTVYVLRSRPGWINPDVKYEGLGACERFLEPRHNALRLKGQMIMLPGRGVGGDDLMLFIASPRVGSLVELRDRGLYLSDVPLHDSTRDLIIKSGLQSAEMNVVHRLELTTEQLVKAQRELEEEKRRTDGLLHSILPVTVADKLRAGERVEAEKFMAVTILFSDIKGFTSICSHCRPIQVVELLNDLYTLFDSQLEKNKAYKVETIGDAYMVVGGLPTVDVNHAEHIADQAIDMMECVKKVKHPYTGRVGDVQIRVGIHSGDVMAGVVGVRMPRYCLFGNTVNVASRTESNGIEGKINVSATAHDYLKDNSDYVLKCRGFVEMKGVRDGGMVCYFLESAKNCEATVSRLVMPETRGKTLVELWSRRRARRRGSITGGRPPSKPSLPGKQVFGPKRVSICNLELPNRILPRVSKLAPIRDDPSPLPPSSSSSSSSSQQQPQQQQPPPPPPCPFKQREYVDSSSQGTRERKSTWSSSSPSSSSSLLWSSGGNRKHRLSINDDSPFVERSKSPTFRTTGGSLDDGSHGGPLIMGSKLTLSSSSSLGSFRKGSLKYPTKKSGDFGGDRH from the exons ATG TATGGTTTTATGAACTACGCTCTTGAAAATCTATTGAAGCGTATCTACGGCATTGAGAAATGGGACGAAATCAG GGAAAAGGCTGCCGTCGATCTAGAAGGAGGCTCGTTCTTCCTTCGAACCATCTACGACGACGCAGTGACGTATCATCTAATCGAAACCGCTTCAAAAGTCCTAG AAATCGAACAATCGACCCTACTAGAAATGTTCGGCGAGGAATTCTTCCGCTGGTGCCAAAGCTACGGCTACGACGAAGTCCTCTCGTCGCTCGGGCATTCCCTCGAAGACTTTCTGAGCAATCTCGACGCCCTACACGATCATCTCTCGAGCGAATACCCGGGCATGCGCGCTCCGTCGTTTCGCGTATCGCCGCCGGAGGACAAGgacgcctcgtcgtcgagcatcCTCCTACACTACTACTCGGAACGAGCCGGCATTCACGACATCGTGAAGGGAATCGTACGAAGCGTCGCGGAGAAACTCTACCACACCCCCATAGTGATCGACGTTCTCATCGAAGACAGTCCGAGCGATCGATGCATGTTTCTCTATCACACCGTTTTTAATATCACCTACGTGAATgcgacgccgaatcgacgagtcAGCTGGTGGACGACGGAAGGAGAAGCGGAAACGGAAGCGGAGAAccccgtcgtcgccattgACGACGTCCCGCAAATCGTCTCGAATAAAATCCTACGAAAATTATTCCCCTTTCACATTGCCTTCGATCGAAAGATGCGCGTCATTCAAGCGGGAGTTTCGCTCGAGCGAATCATACCGGCAATTCGACAGAATGAAGCGGAATCGCGTCCGCATCTCGACGAACTCTTCGATCTCGCTCGACCCCAACTCGAACTCAACTTCGTCTCCGTGCTCGAGCACATCAACACCGTCTATGTTCTTCGATCGCGTCCCGGCTGGATCAATCCCGACGTGAAGTACGAGGGTCTCGGCGCGTGCGAGCGCTTTCTCGAGCCGCGACACAATGCGCTTCGACTCAAGGGTCAGATGATCATGCTGCCCGgtcgcggcgtcggcggcgacgatctcATGCTCTTCatcgcgtcgccgcgcgtcggTTCGCTCGTCGAGTTGCGCGATCGCGGGCTCTATCTCAGCGACGTGCCGCTGCacgattcgacgcgcgaTTTGATTATTAAGAGTGGGCTTCAGTCGGCGGAGATGAATGTCGTTCATCGGCTCGAGTTGACGACCGAGCAGTTGGTCAAAGCGCAGCGCgagttggaggaggagaagaggcGAACCGACGGTCTGCTTCATTCGATTTTGCCTGTGACCGTGGCGGATAAGTTGCGCGCTGGCGAACGCGTCGAGGCGGAGAAGTTCATGGCGGTGACGATTCTGTTTAGCGATATCAAGGGATTTACGAGTATCTGCTCGCATTGTCGGCCCATTCAAGTCGTTGAGCTGTTGAATGATCTGTATACGCTGTTTGATAGTCAGCTGGAGAAGAACAAGGCGTATAAG GTGGAGACGATTGGCGACGCCTACATGGTAGTCGGTGGTTTGCCGACGGTCGACGTCAATCACGCCGAACACATCGCCGATCAAGCAATCGACATGATGGAATGCGTGAAAAAGGTGAAGCATCCCTACACGGGCCGAGTGGGCGACGTTCAG ATTCGTGTTGGCATTCACTCGGGCGACGTCATGgctggcgtcgtcggcgttcgaaTGCCTCGCTACTGTCTCTTCGGGAACACTGTCAACGTCGCCAGTCGCACGGAATCGAACGGCATCGAGGGAAAAATCAACGTCTCCGCAACCGCTCACGA CTACTTGAAAGACAATTCCGACTACGTTCTCAAATGTCGCGGCTTCGTCGAAATGAAGGGAgtgcgcgacggcggcatGGTCTGCTATTTTCTCGAAAGTGCCAAAAATTGCGAGGCGACCGTCAGTCGACTCGTCATGCCGGAGACTCGCGGCAAGACGCTGGTGGAGCTCtggtcgcgacgacgcgcccGTCGACGCGGATCCATAACAGG TGGAAGACCTCCATCGAAGCCTTCGTTGCCCGGCAAGCAAGTCTTCGGTCCCAAACGAGTTTCCATATGCAATCTGGAGTTGCCCAATCGAATTCTGCCTCGCGTTTCGAAGCTCGCACCCATTCGAGACGacccgtcgccgttgccgccttcgtcgtcgtcgtcgtcgtcgtcgtcacagcaacagccgcagcagcagcagccgccaccgccgccgccgtgccCCTTCAAACAGCGCGAatacgtcgattcgtcgtctcagGGAACTCgagaacgaaaatcgacgtggtcctcgtcgtcaccgtcgtcgtcctcgtcgcttCTGTGGTCGAGCGGCGGCAATCGGAAACACCGACTCAGCATcaacgacgattcgccgttcgtcgaacgatccAAGTCGCCGACGTTTCGAACGACTGGCGGCTCGCTGGACGACGGTTCTCACGGGGGACCGCTGATAATGGGTAGCAAGTTGACCctatcgtcgtcatcgtctctaGGATCGTTCAGGAAAGGAAGTCTAAAATATCCTACTAAGAAAAGCGGCGATTTCGGTGGCGATAGGCATTAG
- the LOC136199814 gene encoding uncharacterized protein isoform X2, which produces MADNDLQEVPLDGDETTTTTTTATIGSPAKRNESVTRSSNVANRKESDETRSASASATTSTAADEADDGDATTSETIVADENEEKTRLIGEILELQSTLEDLSQRVQSVKEANMKFKSENQVLSQYIDNLMASSSTFQGTSPREFPKLKT; this is translated from the exons ATGGCAGACAACGATTTGCAAGAGGTTCctctcgacggcgacgaaacgacgacgacgacgacgacggcaacgataG GGAGTCcggcgaagcgaaacgaaagcgtaacgcgatcgtcgaacgtcgcgaatcgaaaggaaagcgacgaaactCGCAGCGCAAGCGcaagcgcgacgacgtcaacggcaGCAGACGAAGCAGACGACGGAG ATGCGACGACTTcggagacgatcgtcgcggacgagaacgaggaaAAAACGCGGCTAATCGGCGAAATATTGGAGCTGCAGAGCACGTTGGAAG ACTTGTCGCAGCGCGTGCAGTCGGTCAAGGAGGCGAATATGAAGTTCAAATCCGAGAATCAG GTTCTGTCTCAGTACATTGACAATCTGATGGCTTCCTCATCGACGTTCCAAGGGACTTCCCCTAGAGAATTTCCTAA ACTGAAGACgtaa
- the LOC136199811 gene encoding cytosolic endo-beta-N-acetylglucosaminidase-like isoform X1, whose amino-acid sequence MDFTIIAAIVAVIIATAYFVQIWTDRRARTPTRISQKTMRHIRLQHHMRPSTDTQLPSNVADSTTEKTRAEQKIAAKPSQKDGDPSEHYREKPREKNIVHVPVDTSTPPIAPVLARPISSLDDLLSWLPGFDSACAPRVALQRRAHADVLHPKLIVCHDMMGGYVSDAHVQGCYPVSDVHYYISHWEMISMFIYFSHHFVTVPPPGWTNCAHKHGVPVLGTIITEWEEGAKICERFLESEWTYRRVVEQLVGVALYYKLDGWLVNIENPIRRDLVSNLRDFVAYLTERMNASIPHSEVIWYDSVTTSGTLKWQNELNDQNSMFFTACNGIFLNYTWTDWTLRNTASRAGPRKNQVYVGIDVFGRGCPGGGGFNSKEALEQIYSHDLSAALFAPSWVYENNDKSKFVQLQEKFWNLLKPHCKHCYGYGELPFVTCFSRGVGSHLSLDGQVSLSNGWFNLSVQDPQPTWLNNCYSLDRDNSSISIHSANITTEDSYSGGHSLSIEGKVKATEKPCRAIARLFSCDFDVTVPLLISYSYKQNNSISNRLDFSLVLHIDCPPTYLALTGNDTENKDEDSSDKRLDEKLVEQYGIARSKTVDATRFRGGNLGSQHYEAYAPLEKCEIIGEEPKNNGWTTRHYLIAGKHLRRYKIREIRAVLVSKPKSQFKGEETKSFAFKLGYLRIASAAALKASRTPVTQLRCSDVAWTLTPDQRLCVSLLLTWDYTASPAQEESAYYDVYGDETFIGRAFTESHRVLQLPVAQGEGERGKISFTVQTITRSGFKLPLSKSTSLTVEWTKN is encoded by the exons ATGGATTTCACAATCATCGCCGCAATTGTTGCCGTGATCATTGCGACGGCATATTTCGTTCAAATCTGGACCGATCGGCGCGCTCGCACGCCGACACGAATATCGCAAAAGACGATGAGGCACATCCGACTCCAGCACCACATGCGACCCTCGACAGACACGCAGTTGCCTAGTAACGTAGCAGATTCGACAACGGAGAAGACACGCGCCGAGCAGAAAATCGCAGCAAAGCCCAGtcaaaaagacggcgatCCATCAGAGCACTACAGAGAAAAACCCCGCGAAAAAAACATCGTTCACGTGCCAGTCGATACCTCGACTCCGCCAATCGCCCCCGTTCTCGCTCGTCCCATTTCGAGTCTCGACGATCTCCTCTCGTGGCTTCCCGGTTTCGATTCGGCCTGCGCGCCGCGCGTTGCGTTGCAAAGACGCGCGCACGCCGACGTACTCCATCCCAAGCTGATCGTCTGTCACGACATGATGGGCGGATACGTGTCGGACGCTCACGTCCAAGGCTGCTATCCCGTCTCCGACGTCCACTACTATATCTCCCATTGGGAGATGATCAGTATGTTCATCTACTTCAGTCATCACTTTGTGACCGTTCCGCCGCCCGGCTGGACGAATTGCGCTCACAAACACGGCGTTCCCGTTCTCGGAACGATTATTACGGAGTGGGAAGAGGGAGCTAAAATATGCGAACGGTTCTTGGAGAGCGAGTGGACTtatcgtcgcgtcgtcgaacaaTTGGTCGGCGTCGCTTTGTATTACAAATTGGACGGGTGGCTGGTTAATATAGAGAATCCTATTCGG AGGGATCTCGTTTCTAATCTGCGCGACTTTGTTGCTTACTTGACGGAGAGAATGAACGCTAGCATACCTCATTCGGAGGTCATATGGTACGACAGCGTCACGACGTCGGGAACGCTGAAATGGCAAAACGAATTAAATGATCAAAATAG CATGTTCTTTACCGCGTGTAACGGCATCTTTCTCAACTACACGTGGACCGACTGGACCCTGAGAAACACCGCCTCGCGAGCGGGACCCAGAAAAAACCAAGTCTACGTTGGAATCGACGTATTCGGCCGAGGCTGTCCAGGCGGAGGCGGCTTCAATTCGAAAGAG GCGTTGGAGCAAATTTACTCACATGATTTATCGGCCGCTCTATTCGCACCGAGCTGGGTATACGAAAATAACGACAAATCAAAATTCGTCCAGTTGCAAGAGAA ATTCTGGAATCTTCTTAAGCCCCACTGCAAGCACTGCTACGGATACGGTGAACTGCCCTTTGTCACCTGCTTCTCTAGGGGAGTGGGATCTCACCTGTCCCTAGATGGACAG GTGTCGCTGTCTAACGGGTGGTTCAACTTGAGCGTACAAGATCCTCAGCCGACGTGGCTAAATAATTGCTACAGTCTCGATCGAGACaactcgtcgatttcaattCATTCTGCAAATATTACGACGGAAGATTCCTATAGCGGGGGCCACAGTCTATCAATAGAGGGAAAAGTGAAAGCAACGGAGAAGCCGTGTAGAGCCATTGCTCG GTTATTCTCGTGtgatttcgacgtcacagTTCCTTTGCTTATTAGCTATAGTTATAAGCAAAACAACTCGATTTCAAACAGACTCGACTTTAGCCTAGTTCTTCACATCGACTGCCCGCCCACTTATTTAGCACTCACCGGCAATGATACGGAAAACAAAGACGAAG ATTCTAGCGACAAACGTCTCGACGAAAAGCTCGTCGAACAATACGGAATCGCTCGATCTAAAACAGTCGACGCTACGCGATTTCGAGGCGGCAATTTAGGGTCTCAACATTACGAAGCGTACGCGCCACTCGAGAAATGCGAGATCATAGGAGAAGAGCCGAAAAACAACGGCTGGACAACCAG gcACTACCTCATTGCCGGGAAGCATTTGAGAAGATACAAAATAAGAGAAATACGCGCTGTGCTCGTTTCCAAACCAAAATCCCAGttcaaaggcgaagaaaCAAAGTCCTTCGCGTTCAAACTGGGCTACCTAAGG ATTGCCAGCGCCGCAGCACTGAAAGCCTCGCGAACGCCCGTTACGCAGCTGCGCTGCTCCGACGTCGCGTGGACGTTGACGCCGGACCAGCGCCTCTGCGTGAGTCTTCTACTTACGTGGGACTACACCGCGAGTCCCGCGCAAGAGGAATCGGCCTACTACGACGTCTACGGAGACGAGACGTTCATAGGAAGAGCGTTTACGGAATCGCATCGAGTACTACAACTACCCGTCGCGCagggagagggagagagagggaaaATCTCGTTTACAGTTCAAACGATCACAAGATCGGGGTTCAAACTCCCTCTaagcaaatcgacgtcattaaCCGTCGAGTGGACTAAGAACTAA
- the LOC136199814 gene encoding uncharacterized protein isoform X1, whose protein sequence is MADNDLQEVPLDGDETTTTTTTATIGLHDDSLCLSLLIVALGSPAKRNESVTRSSNVANRKESDETRSASASATTSTAADEADDGDATTSETIVADENEEKTRLIGEILELQSTLEDLSQRVQSVKEANMKFKSENQVLSQYIDNLMASSSTFQGTSPREFPKLKT, encoded by the exons ATGGCAGACAACGATTTGCAAGAGGTTCctctcgacggcgacgaaacgacgacgacgacgacgacggcaacgataGGTTTGCACGACGATTCGCTCtgtctttcgcttttgaTCGTGGCGCTAGGGAGTCcggcgaagcgaaacgaaagcgtaacgcgatcgtcgaacgtcgcgaatcgaaaggaaagcgacgaaactCGCAGCGCAAGCGcaagcgcgacgacgtcaacggcaGCAGACGAAGCAGACGACGGAG ATGCGACGACTTcggagacgatcgtcgcggacgagaacgaggaaAAAACGCGGCTAATCGGCGAAATATTGGAGCTGCAGAGCACGTTGGAAG ACTTGTCGCAGCGCGTGCAGTCGGTCAAGGAGGCGAATATGAAGTTCAAATCCGAGAATCAG GTTCTGTCTCAGTACATTGACAATCTGATGGCTTCCTCATCGACGTTCCAAGGGACTTCCCCTAGAGAATTTCCTAA ACTGAAGACgtaa
- the LOC136199813 gene encoding E3 ubiquitin-protein ligase RNF14-like, whose amino-acid sequence MSTREDELLALEAIYDSETFGRDDAKLGGQLRVVLDLKEPIVVACQQEERSFRHFPPLVIHFELPDDYPEASPPKYTLSSQWLTVEQLSKLCSKLDELWQPGEVVLYEWYQYLSESTLDELAIAAAAPIRLKPPTTPTHEQSHPSALQTCTSLDRLWSILVDHDDTEMRRAFDAAHHACAVCMATKSGTQSIRIRPCNHVYCRACVKDYFEYLIRQGAVASLSCLDTDCKSTMDPNIVKELVEPALFSRYDRLLLQGSLDGMSDVVYCPRATCRCAVICDGEHATMGVCTRCTFAFCVLCEHAWHGVAPCQLNRVELRRVKTEYEAAATAAQRAYVERKYGKRNVRRAIEEVVSEEWIEEYTKACPSCGASIEKLDGCNMMTCMKCRAHFCWLCKRVLSRSSPYEHFSIVGSDCFNLLFQGMVDEIEFA is encoded by the exons ATGAGCacgagagaagacgaacttCTCGCATTGGAGGCAATTTACGACTCCGAGACGTTCGGTCGCGACGATGCAAAGCTCGGCGGGCAACTGAGAGTCGTCTTGGATCTGAAAGAGCCAATCGTCGTTGCATGCCAGCAAGAGGagcgatcgtttcgtcaTTTTCCACCATTGGTCATTCATTTCGAGCTGCCGGATGATTATCCCGAAGCGTCGCCACCGAAATACACTCTATCGTCCCAATGGCTTACAGTAGAGCAG CTATCCAAATTATGCTCGAAATTGGACGAACTTTGGCAACCGGGCGAAGTCGTTCTCTACGAATGGTACCAATATCTCTCCgaatcgacgctcgacgaactcgcaatcgccgccgccgctccaATTCGCCTAAAACCcccgaccacgcccacgcacgAACAAAGTCACCCGAGCGCCCTTCAAACGTGCACGTCGCTCGATCGTCTCTGGtcgattctcgtcgatcaCGACGACACGGAAATGCGACGAGCCTTCGACGCGGCCCACCACGCGTGCGCCGTATGCATGGCAACGAAAAGCGGCACGCAATCGATTCGAATTCGCCCGTGCAATCACGTCTATTGTCGCGCGTGCGTCAAGGACTATTTCGAGTATTTAATCCGACAGGGTGCCGTGGCCTCGCTCTCCTGTCTCGACACCGATTGCAAATCGACGATGGATCCGAACATCGTCAAGGAACTCGTCGAACCGGCGCTCTTCTCGCGATACGAtcgccttctccttcaaGGATCTCTCGACGGAATGTCGGACGTCGTCTATTGTCCGCGTGCCACGTGCCGATGCGCGGTGATTTGCGACGGGGAGCACGCGACGATGGGCGTCTGCACGCGCTGCACCTTCGCCTTCTGCGTCCTGTGCGAGCACGCGTGGCACGGCGTCGCGCCGTGCCAATTgaatcgcgtcgaattgCGACGCGTCAAGACGGAGTacgaggcggcggcgaccgcGGCGCAGCGCGCCTACGTCGAGCGAAAGTACGGTAAGCGTAACGTGCGTCGCGCGATCGAGGAGGTCGTCTCCGAGGAGTGGATTGAGGAGTATACGAAAGCGTGTCCGTCGTGCGGCGCGAGTATCGAGAAGTTGGACGGGTGCAATATGATGACGTGCATGAAGTGTCGCGCTCATTTCTGTTGGCTGTGCAAGCGCGTGCTCAGTCGCAGTAGTCCGTACGAGCACTTTTCTATTGTCGGGTCCGATTGCTTTAATCTCCTCTTTCAGGGGATGgtcgacgaaattgaattcgCTTGA
- the LOC136199746 gene encoding CCR4-NOT transcription complex subunit 7-like gives MPASPSDDNSESQFVEVWQSNLDEAFERIIEIVDDYGYVAMDTEFPGVVARPIGEFRSSSEYTYQLLKCNVDLLKIIQLGLTFYNKDGVKAKNPSTYQFNFKFCLSEDMYAQDSIELLKDSGINFERHESKGIDVTNFAELMMSSGLVLCENVKFLTFHSGYDFGYLLKLLTATPLPADEQDFFELLSLYFPCIYDIKYLMKSCKSLKGGLQEVADCMELERVGPQHQAGSDSLLTGAAFFRMKLLFFEDHIDDAKYRGHLYGLGSFLNGTYGQEEG, from the exons AtgccggcgtcgccgtcggacgaTAACTCGGAGAGCCAATTCGTCGAGGTGTGGCAATCGAATCTCGACGAGGCCTTCGAACGCATaatcgagatcgtcgacgattacGGCTACGTGGCGATG GACACGGAATTtcccggcgtcgtcgcgcgaccgATCGGCGAATTTCGCAGCTCGTCCGAATACACGTACCAATTGCTCAAGTGCAACGTCGATTTGCTCAAAATCATTCAACTCGGTCTCACGTTCTACAACAAGGACGGCGTAAAGGCGAAAAATCCGTCGACATAtcaattcaacttcaaatTTTGCCTATC ggAAGATATGTATGCTCAGGATTCGATCGAACTTCTCAAGGATTCCGGCATCAATTTCGAGCGACACGAAAGCAAgggaatcgacgtcacaaatTTCGCCGAATTGATGATGTCCTCCGGCTTGGTCCTGTGCGAAAACGTGAAATTTCTCACCTTTCACAGCGGCTACGATTTCGGCTATCTACTCAAACTTCTCACCGCCACGCCCCTTCCCGCGGACGAGCAGGATTTCTTCGAACTTCTGAGCCTCTATTTTCCGTGCATCTACGACATCAAGTATCTAATGAAGAGCTGTAAGAGTCTAAAGGGCGGTCTCCAGGAGGTCGCCGACTGCATGGAATTGGAACGAGTCGGTCCCCAGCATCAGGCGGGAAGCGACAGTCTTCTGACGGGCGCCGCCTTTTTTCGAATGAaacttctctttttcgagGACCACATTGACGATGCGAAGTATAGGGGGCATCTGTATGGATTGGGGTCGTTTTTGAACGGTACGTATGGGCAAGAAGAGGGTTAG
- the LOC136199811 gene encoding cytosolic endo-beta-N-acetylglucosaminidase-like isoform X2, producing MDFTIIAAIVAVIIATAYFVQIWTDRRARTPTRISQKTMRHIRLQHHMRPSTDTQLPSNVADSTTEKTRAEQKIAAKPSQKDGDPSEHYREKPREKNIVHVPVDTSTPPIAPVLARPISSLDDLLSWLPGFDSACAPRVALQRRAHADVLHPKLIVCHDMMGGYVSDAHVQGCYPVSDVHYYISHWEMISMFIYFSHHFVTVPPPGWTNCAHKHGVPVLGTIITEWEEGAKICERFLESEWTYRRVVEQLVGVALYYKLDGWLVNIENPIRRDLVSNLRDFVAYLTERMNASIPHSEVIWYDSVTTSGTLKWQNELNDQNSMFFTACNGIFLNYTWTDWTLRNTASRAGPRKNQVYVGIDVFGRGCPGGGGFNSKEALEQIYSHDLSAALFAPSWVYENNDKSKFVQLQEKFWNLLKPHCKHCYGYGELPFVTCFSRGVGSHLSLDGQVSLSNGWFNLSVQDPQPTWLNNCYSLDRDNSSISIHSANITTEDSYSGGHSLSIEGKVKATEKPCRAIARLFSCDFDVTVPLLISYSYKQNNSISNRLDFSLVLHIDCPPTYLALTGNDTENKDEDSSDKRLDEKLVEQYGIARSKTVDATRFRGGNLGSQHYEAYAPLEKCEIIGEEPKNNGWTTSI from the exons ATGGATTTCACAATCATCGCCGCAATTGTTGCCGTGATCATTGCGACGGCATATTTCGTTCAAATCTGGACCGATCGGCGCGCTCGCACGCCGACACGAATATCGCAAAAGACGATGAGGCACATCCGACTCCAGCACCACATGCGACCCTCGACAGACACGCAGTTGCCTAGTAACGTAGCAGATTCGACAACGGAGAAGACACGCGCCGAGCAGAAAATCGCAGCAAAGCCCAGtcaaaaagacggcgatCCATCAGAGCACTACAGAGAAAAACCCCGCGAAAAAAACATCGTTCACGTGCCAGTCGATACCTCGACTCCGCCAATCGCCCCCGTTCTCGCTCGTCCCATTTCGAGTCTCGACGATCTCCTCTCGTGGCTTCCCGGTTTCGATTCGGCCTGCGCGCCGCGCGTTGCGTTGCAAAGACGCGCGCACGCCGACGTACTCCATCCCAAGCTGATCGTCTGTCACGACATGATGGGCGGATACGTGTCGGACGCTCACGTCCAAGGCTGCTATCCCGTCTCCGACGTCCACTACTATATCTCCCATTGGGAGATGATCAGTATGTTCATCTACTTCAGTCATCACTTTGTGACCGTTCCGCCGCCCGGCTGGACGAATTGCGCTCACAAACACGGCGTTCCCGTTCTCGGAACGATTATTACGGAGTGGGAAGAGGGAGCTAAAATATGCGAACGGTTCTTGGAGAGCGAGTGGACTtatcgtcgcgtcgtcgaacaaTTGGTCGGCGTCGCTTTGTATTACAAATTGGACGGGTGGCTGGTTAATATAGAGAATCCTATTCGG AGGGATCTCGTTTCTAATCTGCGCGACTTTGTTGCTTACTTGACGGAGAGAATGAACGCTAGCATACCTCATTCGGAGGTCATATGGTACGACAGCGTCACGACGTCGGGAACGCTGAAATGGCAAAACGAATTAAATGATCAAAATAG CATGTTCTTTACCGCGTGTAACGGCATCTTTCTCAACTACACGTGGACCGACTGGACCCTGAGAAACACCGCCTCGCGAGCGGGACCCAGAAAAAACCAAGTCTACGTTGGAATCGACGTATTCGGCCGAGGCTGTCCAGGCGGAGGCGGCTTCAATTCGAAAGAG GCGTTGGAGCAAATTTACTCACATGATTTATCGGCCGCTCTATTCGCACCGAGCTGGGTATACGAAAATAACGACAAATCAAAATTCGTCCAGTTGCAAGAGAA ATTCTGGAATCTTCTTAAGCCCCACTGCAAGCACTGCTACGGATACGGTGAACTGCCCTTTGTCACCTGCTTCTCTAGGGGAGTGGGATCTCACCTGTCCCTAGATGGACAG GTGTCGCTGTCTAACGGGTGGTTCAACTTGAGCGTACAAGATCCTCAGCCGACGTGGCTAAATAATTGCTACAGTCTCGATCGAGACaactcgtcgatttcaattCATTCTGCAAATATTACGACGGAAGATTCCTATAGCGGGGGCCACAGTCTATCAATAGAGGGAAAAGTGAAAGCAACGGAGAAGCCGTGTAGAGCCATTGCTCG GTTATTCTCGTGtgatttcgacgtcacagTTCCTTTGCTTATTAGCTATAGTTATAAGCAAAACAACTCGATTTCAAACAGACTCGACTTTAGCCTAGTTCTTCACATCGACTGCCCGCCCACTTATTTAGCACTCACCGGCAATGATACGGAAAACAAAGACGAAG ATTCTAGCGACAAACGTCTCGACGAAAAGCTCGTCGAACAATACGGAATCGCTCGATCTAAAACAGTCGACGCTACGCGATTTCGAGGCGGCAATTTAGGGTCTCAACATTACGAAGCGTACGCGCCACTCGAGAAATGCGAGATCATAGGAGAAGAGCCGAAAAACAACGGCTGGACAACCAG CATTTGA